In a genomic window of Alteromonas gilva:
- a CDS encoding thiamine pyrophosphate-dependent dehydrogenase E1 component subunit alpha, which yields MNDRNHLGDVSLTHDVKIIENGLLDIPMLAILDHEGQLYPDATEPQLGKEQALKMYHAMVYTRMLDERMVAAQRQGRISFYLASTGEEAAVVGSAAALTNDDMIMSQYREQGALVYRGYTSAQFMNQMFSNRLDPNKGRQMPIHYGDKALNFMTISSPLGTQIPQAAGYAYGQKLADKNALTICYFGEGAASEGDFHAGLNMAAVLNCPVIFFCRNNGYAISTPAEEQFAGDGIASRGIGYGVRTIRVDGNDPLAVFSATQKARELALQASQPVLIEAMTYRLAAHSTSDDPSGYRSKNEEEKWRLKDPVARFKRWLQQKDWLSETDTDDYTKQVRSEILQALKEAEKVAINPIEDIVEDVYDEVPWHLQEQREALIAHIKRYPKQYPKTAGENN from the coding sequence ATGAACGACAGAAATCACTTGGGGGATGTGTCGCTAACACATGACGTCAAGATAATAGAAAATGGGTTACTGGATATACCAATGCTGGCTATTTTAGATCATGAAGGCCAGCTATATCCCGATGCCACTGAACCACAACTCGGCAAAGAGCAGGCGCTCAAAATGTACCATGCCATGGTGTATACACGCATGCTGGATGAGCGCATGGTTGCTGCCCAGCGTCAGGGGCGGATCAGTTTTTATCTCGCCAGCACCGGTGAAGAAGCCGCGGTAGTGGGCAGCGCCGCGGCGCTGACCAACGACGATATGATTATGAGTCAGTACCGTGAACAAGGGGCATTGGTTTATCGCGGCTACACGTCTGCACAGTTTATGAACCAGATGTTTTCTAACCGCCTTGATCCCAATAAGGGCCGGCAAATGCCAATTCATTACGGTGATAAAGCGCTTAACTTTATGACGATTTCATCCCCGCTGGGAACACAAATACCGCAAGCTGCCGGTTATGCCTACGGCCAAAAACTAGCCGACAAAAACGCTCTGACGATCTGCTATTTTGGCGAAGGTGCGGCGTCAGAAGGAGATTTTCATGCGGGGTTAAATATGGCAGCGGTGCTCAATTGTCCGGTTATCTTTTTCTGTCGTAATAATGGTTATGCTATTTCAACGCCTGCCGAAGAGCAGTTTGCCGGCGATGGCATCGCCTCGCGAGGCATTGGTTATGGAGTGCGCACTATCCGTGTTGATGGCAATGATCCGCTGGCTGTTTTCAGCGCCACGCAAAAAGCCCGAGAGCTCGCTTTACAGGCTTCGCAGCCGGTGTTGATAGAGGCCATGACCTATCGGTTAGCCGCGCATTCTACCTCTGATGATCCCAGCGGTTACCGCTCTAAAAATGAAGAAGAGAAATGGCGCCTTAAAGATCCTGTCGCACGCTTTAAACGCTGGCTGCAACAAAAAGACTGGCTTAGCGAAACCGACACCGATGACTACACCAAGCAGGTTCGCAGTGAGATTTTACAGGCACTCAAAGAGGCCGAAAAAGTTGCCATAAACCCCATAGAAGACATCGTTGAGGACGTGTACGACGAGGTTCCCTGGCATTTACAGGAACAGCGGGAAGCCTTGATTGCCCATATTAAGCGGTACCCTAAGCAGTATCCCAAAACCGCCGGGGAGAACAATTGA
- a CDS encoding alpha-ketoacid dehydrogenase subunit beta, translating into MAKLNLLQAINQALITAMTNDEKVVVFGEDVGHFGGVFRATSHLQEKFGKARCFNTPLTEQGIIGFANGLAAQGSVPVAEIQFGDYIFPAFDQIVNETAKFRYRSGGQFSCGSLTIRTPYGGGIAGGHYHSQSPEAFFSHIPGLKVVVPRDPYQAKGLLLGAIRDDNPVLFLEPKRLYRASVCEVPEEDYAIPLGKAEVIQQGTDITLLAWGAQVEIVQRAADMALDDGVSCEIIDLRSILPWDAQTVADSVMKTGRLLINHEAPVTSGFGSEIAARIQEQCFLYLEAPITRVCGLDTPYPLAHEKEYMPDEYKTYEALKRMLNY; encoded by the coding sequence ATGGCAAAACTTAATTTACTTCAGGCCATTAATCAGGCGCTGATCACTGCAATGACAAATGACGAGAAGGTTGTGGTGTTTGGTGAAGATGTGGGGCATTTTGGCGGTGTTTTCAGAGCAACCAGTCATTTACAGGAAAAGTTTGGTAAAGCGCGTTGCTTTAATACGCCGTTAACTGAGCAGGGTATCATTGGCTTTGCCAACGGACTGGCCGCACAGGGCAGTGTACCAGTGGCAGAAATACAGTTTGGTGATTATATATTTCCGGCCTTCGATCAGATTGTTAACGAAACGGCTAAATTCCGCTATCGCTCCGGTGGCCAGTTTTCCTGTGGTTCGTTAACTATTCGTACGCCCTACGGTGGCGGTATAGCAGGCGGTCATTATCATTCGCAATCGCCGGAGGCTTTTTTTAGCCACATTCCCGGCTTAAAAGTCGTGGTACCGCGCGACCCGTATCAGGCAAAGGGGTTATTACTGGGCGCAATTCGTGATGACAACCCGGTGCTGTTTTTAGAGCCTAAACGGTTGTACAGGGCGTCGGTATGTGAGGTGCCAGAAGAGGATTACGCTATCCCGCTGGGCAAAGCTGAAGTGATTCAACAAGGCACCGACATTACCTTACTGGCCTGGGGTGCGCAGGTTGAGATTGTGCAGCGTGCCGCAGACATGGCGCTTGATGATGGCGTGTCCTGCGAAATCATTGACCTTAGAAGCATCTTACCCTGGGATGCACAGACGGTCGCAGATTCTGTCATGAAAACCGGCCGTTTGCTGATTAACCATGAAGCGCCTGTTACCTCCGGATTCGGTAGTGAAATCGCTGCGCGCATTCAGGAGCAATGCTTTTTATATCTGGAAGCGCCCATTACCCGCGTCTGCGGATTAGATACGCCGTACCCTCTGGCCCACGAGAAAGAATACATGCCGGATGAGTATAAAACCTATGAAGCACTCAAGCGTATGCTTAATTACTGA
- a CDS encoding dihydrolipoyllysine-residue acetyltransferase, giving the protein MTDFILPDIGEGVVECELLEWLVAEGDTVEEDQPVAEVMTDKATVQIPAMHSGVITKLYYTPGQIAKVHAPLFELQEDNGETAVPDEQVKRPEQAMPSAKADGEREPAAHHNSQPGPVQGSETFILPDIGEGIVECEIVKWHVGEGDTVNEDDVVVEVMTDKAVVEIPAKYAGVLTQRHYKVGEIARVHAPLFELATTQESAAPARTSEPASGSGVAKSTLFQEGSVAPQKEIAGKIPASPAVRRMARENNLTLADIEATGKKGRVLKQDVLTAIAARSAPALSSEDAGSAVPWATTQSEGPDKTVPLTPVQKAMARQMKRSVATIPHFTVSDELDMSGLIALKASLQDDFTEHDIKLSYMPFFIKALSLCLHKYPMFNARLSDDESALHYCSDHNIGFAVDSKAGLLVPNIKQVQRLSLLEIGAEMQRIITDARAGKVASGDLNGGTITISNVGVLGGITATPIINYPELAIVALGKIQQLPRFDEQQNVVSQATMQVSWSADHRVIDGATMVRFNNLWLDYLRQPVKMLSHLS; this is encoded by the coding sequence ATGACTGATTTTATTTTGCCCGATATTGGCGAAGGCGTGGTTGAGTGTGAATTGCTCGAGTGGTTGGTCGCTGAAGGAGATACCGTTGAAGAAGATCAACCGGTAGCCGAAGTCATGACCGATAAAGCAACGGTGCAGATCCCGGCGATGCACAGCGGTGTCATCACCAAACTCTATTACACACCGGGTCAGATTGCGAAGGTTCATGCACCGCTGTTTGAACTGCAAGAGGATAACGGCGAAACCGCAGTACCCGATGAGCAGGTTAAACGTCCTGAACAGGCTATGCCTTCTGCAAAGGCCGATGGCGAGCGAGAGCCTGCCGCCCACCACAATTCACAGCCAGGCCCGGTACAAGGCAGCGAAACCTTCATTCTGCCGGATATTGGCGAGGGTATTGTGGAGTGTGAAATTGTAAAATGGCATGTCGGCGAAGGCGATACGGTTAACGAAGATGATGTAGTCGTTGAGGTGATGACCGATAAAGCCGTAGTTGAGATCCCGGCTAAATATGCAGGCGTTCTTACCCAGCGCCACTATAAAGTGGGCGAGATTGCCCGTGTTCATGCGCCATTATTTGAACTTGCCACGACCCAGGAAAGCGCAGCCCCGGCGCGCACCAGTGAGCCAGCGAGTGGATCCGGCGTAGCTAAATCAACACTGTTTCAGGAAGGGAGTGTCGCACCCCAGAAGGAAATTGCCGGTAAAATACCAGCCAGCCCGGCGGTGCGCCGCATGGCCAGAGAAAACAACCTGACATTGGCTGATATTGAGGCAACGGGTAAGAAAGGCAGGGTATTAAAGCAGGATGTGTTAACAGCAATTGCTGCCAGGTCAGCGCCTGCGTTGTCAAGTGAGGACGCAGGCAGCGCCGTGCCCTGGGCTACCACACAATCTGAAGGGCCGGATAAAACCGTTCCACTGACACCTGTGCAAAAAGCCATGGCCAGACAAATGAAACGTTCGGTAGCGACCATTCCGCACTTTACGGTGTCTGATGAGCTTGATATGAGCGGATTAATAGCGCTTAAAGCGTCGCTGCAGGACGATTTTACAGAACACGACATAAAGCTGTCTTATATGCCGTTTTTCATTAAGGCGCTATCGTTGTGTTTACACAAATACCCCATGTTTAACGCCCGGTTAAGTGACGATGAGTCTGCACTGCATTATTGTTCCGATCATAACATCGGCTTTGCAGTAGACAGCAAAGCCGGACTGCTGGTGCCCAATATTAAACAGGTTCAGCGCCTGAGTTTGTTGGAGATCGGCGCAGAAATGCAGCGGATCATCACCGATGCCCGGGCCGGCAAAGTGGCCAGCGGGGATCTCAACGGTGGTACTATCACTATTTCCAATGTGGGCGTGCTTGGCGGTATTACCGCGACCCCGATCATTAATTACCCTGAGCTGGCTATTGTCGCCCTCGGTAAAATCCAGCAATTGCCGCGCTTTGATGAACAGCAAAATGTGGTGAGTCAGGCAACAATGCAGGTAAGCTGGTCAGCCGATCACCGGGTAATCGATGGGGCCACAATGGTCCGGTTTAATAATCTGTGGCTCGATTATCTGCGCCAGCCAGTAAAAATGCTGAGTCATTTGAGCTAG
- a CDS encoding 23S rRNA (adenine(2030)-N(6))-methyltransferase RlmJ — protein sequence MLSYQHGYHAGNHADIIKHLCWVAVINRLKQKNKPFNLFDTHAGAGCYRLDSEQALKTGEFQSGIARLDNITAQDPLLQDYLRILSSYSSDNQYPGSPLIASHLLREQDALHVMELHPGEFDALKQSTRQYRAQGQVHCHFRDGLAGLVALSPPQPNRGAVLIDPPYESRSEYQQVINTVKQCLKRWPQAQLLVWYPLLSARAGDKEGAGEAMCHTFGELNNNVLQIELRVTKNTPDAGMFGSGVCFINPAWQVETLICPALEEVLEYLGEDSEYSVNWLNNIDS from the coding sequence TTGCTAAGCTACCAACACGGCTACCACGCCGGAAATCATGCCGATATTATCAAGCACCTGTGCTGGGTGGCGGTGATTAACCGTTTAAAACAGAAAAACAAACCTTTTAACCTGTTTGACACCCATGCTGGTGCCGGCTGTTATCGGCTGGATTCCGAGCAGGCACTGAAGACCGGCGAATTTCAAAGTGGTATAGCCCGGCTCGATAATATAACGGCGCAGGATCCATTGCTGCAGGACTATCTGCGTATTTTATCCTCCTACAGCAGCGATAATCAGTATCCTGGCTCACCGTTAATAGCGTCGCATCTGTTGCGCGAACAGGATGCTTTGCACGTCATGGAATTACACCCCGGTGAGTTTGACGCCCTCAAGCAGTCAACCAGGCAGTATAGAGCACAAGGACAGGTACATTGCCATTTTCGTGATGGATTAGCAGGGCTGGTTGCGTTATCGCCGCCTCAACCTAATCGCGGTGCGGTGCTGATTGATCCGCCCTATGAATCTCGCAGTGAATATCAGCAGGTCATCAATACGGTAAAGCAGTGCCTTAAACGCTGGCCGCAGGCGCAACTTTTAGTGTGGTATCCGTTATTATCGGCGCGTGCCGGCGATAAGGAGGGCGCCGGCGAAGCGATGTGTCATACATTCGGTGAATTAAACAATAATGTGCTGCAAATTGAGTTACGCGTAACCAAAAATACCCCTGATGCCGGTATGTTTGGCTCCGGAGTCTGTTTTATCAACCCTGCCTGGCAGGTTGAAACGCTTATTTGCCCGGCGCTTGAGGAAGTGCTTGAATATCTGGGTGAGGATAGTGAATACAGCGTTAACTGGCTGAATAATATCGACTCATGA
- a CDS encoding protein kinase domain-containing protein: protein MTAQGIRHFYIPEEQSVYLLSHADAKKLKDWLALCIRQLENLGYRNISLIGKGAYGFAFGGEDLTGKQLVFKFTRITLPASIQDRLEEEAFMQGLLSHPHIPRVLEFYQRGRQSILMMQRAPGIDLEQLSLRDGPIGPRLIVKMAVQLGRILLYLRQFRLDGNPRPIVHGDIKPSNLVWDERTETLYLIDWGSSVYAQFDEHQQPVQNNVLDLMSGDLQQTNARLGDIYFIGDAQLNGAMSSPRFDEQGLAATLYALASGQSARFAYQVIPPSSLGLPRLMADILTHLLSDNIAEQYAAGDYLLSHLSLLDNIVFGADSASQCEALLPVWVARQRKHIESVVYSSRKSFLRERSDTTTSPQFDSHALSYLNDAQFERYYKNYLDGMGNTEKGFLSAISRLARYPVVGGLVIHWQPEGVYVDSSLNLQNPAAESAFKHAVNNVVTLARAIHRSGIFKCCFFDAKNTLHIERDTATTQFIAAPGICIPFEKSATSLHASEGRVHSYFEDGDDPDEFLTLPQEIMHAIEQLNGIHHTGCIIFEVLAEHLKIHSYYRLLDHSKENQFNALLNEIIAALPLLSGEGTSGFMKLPYKDTRFFEHRARMADKYYPRNPKADGTHFSNTYFSKQ, encoded by the coding sequence ATGACCGCCCAGGGTATCCGGCATTTTTATATTCCCGAAGAGCAGTCTGTTTATCTGCTATCTCATGCTGATGCCAAAAAACTGAAAGACTGGCTGGCCCTGTGTATTCGCCAGCTGGAAAATTTAGGTTACCGCAATATTAGCCTGATTGGTAAAGGCGCCTATGGGTTTGCGTTTGGGGGTGAGGACCTCACTGGTAAGCAGTTGGTGTTTAAATTTACCCGCATCACCTTACCCGCCAGCATTCAGGATCGGTTAGAAGAAGAAGCCTTTATGCAGGGGCTGTTGTCACATCCCCACATCCCGCGTGTACTGGAATTTTACCAGCGTGGTCGTCAGTCAATTTTAATGATGCAACGGGCACCCGGCATCGACCTGGAGCAGTTAAGTTTGCGCGACGGGCCCATTGGCCCAAGGCTTATCGTTAAAATGGCCGTACAGCTGGGCCGTATTTTGTTATACCTGCGCCAGTTCAGGCTCGACGGCAATCCCAGACCGATTGTTCATGGTGATATTAAACCATCAAATCTGGTATGGGATGAACGCACCGAAACGCTTTACCTTATAGACTGGGGTTCATCGGTCTATGCTCAATTTGATGAGCACCAGCAACCAGTGCAAAATAACGTTCTGGATTTAATGTCGGGTGATTTGCAGCAAACCAACGCCAGGCTGGGTGACATTTACTTTATCGGCGACGCCCAGCTCAATGGTGCCATGTCGAGTCCGCGCTTTGATGAACAGGGGCTCGCAGCAACCCTGTATGCACTGGCCTCAGGGCAGTCAGCGCGGTTTGCTTATCAGGTTATTCCGCCATCATCTCTGGGCTTACCCAGATTAATGGCTGATATTCTTACCCATCTGCTCAGCGACAATATCGCTGAGCAGTATGCGGCGGGAGACTATTTGCTGTCGCACCTGTCATTACTCGATAACATTGTTTTTGGCGCAGATAGTGCATCGCAATGCGAGGCATTATTACCTGTATGGGTGGCCCGGCAGCGCAAACATATTGAGTCGGTGGTATATAGTTCGCGTAAATCGTTTTTACGCGAACGCAGCGACACAACCACCAGTCCCCAGTTTGATTCCCATGCCCTGAGTTATCTTAATGATGCCCAGTTTGAGCGCTATTATAAAAATTACCTTGACGGTATGGGCAATACTGAAAAAGGTTTTCTGTCGGCGATCAGCCGTTTAGCGCGCTATCCGGTAGTGGGTGGCCTGGTTATTCACTGGCAGCCTGAGGGCGTTTATGTGGATTCCAGCTTAAATTTACAAAACCCGGCTGCAGAGTCGGCATTTAAGCATGCTGTTAATAACGTGGTAACGCTGGCCAGAGCAATACACCGTAGTGGTATATTTAAATGCTGCTTTTTTGATGCCAAAAACACGCTGCATATAGAGCGGGATACTGCTACGACCCAATTTATTGCTGCGCCGGGAATCTGTATTCCTTTCGAAAAATCAGCCACATCGCTGCATGCCAGTGAAGGGCGTGTTCATTCGTATTTTGAAGACGGCGACGATCCAGACGAATTCCTGACTCTGCCTCAAGAAATTATGCACGCAATTGAACAACTCAATGGTATACATCATACTGGCTGTATTATTTTTGAGGTGCTTGCCGAACACTTAAAGATTCACAGTTACTATCGATTGCTTGATCATTCAAAAGAAAATCAGTTTAATGCGCTGCTAAACGAAATCATCGCCGCATTGCCATTGCTGTCGGGAGAGGGCACCAGTGGATTTATGAAATTACCCTATAAAGATACCCGTTTTTTTGAACACAGAGCGCGTATGGCCGATAAGTATTATCCCCGCAATCCTAAAGCTGATGGCACGCATTTTTCAAACACGTATTTTTCAAAACAGTAA
- the tesB gene encoding acyl-CoA thioesterase II, which produces MEQEHEVKVASLLELETLEQGLYRGQSWDLGFRALFGGQVLGQALKAAYDSVPEGRIAHSFHSYFLLPGDAKLPVVYDVEVVRDGKSFSARRVKAIQNGRNIFYMTASFQQPEKGMQHQYADMPDVPAPEEVESDITIYERNFKNIGRRMQEALSYHRPIDIRTVDGIASFTTKNDKPQRYTWLRANEDLGDQQAMHQAALSYASDYHFLSTSLQPHGVQINDRNLAIATIDHAMWFHRPVNMNEWLLYSMESPASGGARGLVRGQLFNQQGELVASTMQEGLMRMTD; this is translated from the coding sequence TTGGAACAGGAACATGAAGTTAAAGTTGCCTCTTTGCTGGAACTTGAAACCTTAGAGCAGGGGTTATACCGGGGCCAGAGCTGGGACCTGGGTTTTCGCGCATTATTTGGTGGCCAGGTATTAGGACAAGCACTCAAAGCCGCTTACGATAGCGTCCCTGAAGGCCGTATCGCCCATTCATTTCATAGTTATTTTTTGCTCCCTGGCGATGCAAAATTACCCGTTGTATACGATGTCGAGGTGGTCAGGGATGGCAAGAGCTTTTCCGCCCGCCGGGTTAAAGCTATACAAAATGGTCGCAATATTTTTTACATGACGGCGTCTTTTCAGCAACCGGAAAAAGGCATGCAACATCAGTATGCGGATATGCCTGATGTACCGGCGCCTGAGGAAGTTGAGTCTGACATTACAATCTATGAGCGCAATTTTAAAAATATTGGCCGGCGCATGCAGGAAGCACTGAGTTATCACCGGCCGATCGACATTCGCACGGTTGATGGTATTGCGTCTTTTACAACTAAAAACGATAAGCCGCAACGTTACACCTGGCTGCGGGCTAACGAGGATCTGGGCGATCAGCAGGCAATGCATCAGGCCGCCTTGTCTTACGCGAGTGATTATCACTTTCTGAGTACGTCTTTACAGCCTCACGGCGTGCAAATTAACGACCGCAACCTGGCCATCGCCACTATCGATCACGCTATGTGGTTTCATCGTCCGGTCAATATGAATGAATGGCTGTTATATTCGATGGAAAGTCCGGCCAGTGGGGGCGCCAGAGGGTTAGTGAGAGGCCAGTTATTTAATCAGCAGGGCGAACTAGTTGCCTCGACAATGCAGGAAGGACTGATGCGGATGACCGACTAA
- a CDS encoding pyridoxal-phosphate-dependent aminotransferase family protein produces MQSYSSHIPQQRTLMGPGPSDVHPRVLNAMARSTVGHLDPDFIALMDQTKALLQYAFKTDNALTMPVSAPGSAGMEAAFVNLVEPGDTVIVCINGVFGTRMRENVVRSGANAVTVEDDWGKQTDLNKLEDALKANPTAKVVAFVHAETSTGVRNDAEKIAALARQYGCLTIMDAVTSLGGIDVAVDEWQIDATYSGSQKCLSCVPGISPVSFSDKAVEVIKSRKTPVQSWFLDMNLIVGYWGQGGKRAYHHTAPVNSIYALHESLIMLHEEGLENAWRRHARVHDKLVAGLEDMGLEMAVDKAYRLPQLNVVKIPEGVDDGHTRQRLLNDFNLEIGAGLGEFAGKRWRIGLMGAACTDKNVDYCLAALKSVLN; encoded by the coding sequence ATGCAATCATACAGCAGTCATATTCCGCAACAGCGCACATTGATGGGGCCGGGCCCCTCTGACGTTCATCCGCGGGTACTCAATGCCATGGCCAGAAGTACGGTTGGCCATTTGGATCCGGATTTTATCGCCCTGATGGACCAGACCAAGGCTTTGTTGCAGTACGCCTTCAAAACCGACAACGCATTGACGATGCCGGTATCAGCGCCGGGCTCTGCCGGCATGGAAGCAGCTTTTGTTAATTTGGTTGAACCAGGCGATACCGTTATTGTGTGCATAAACGGTGTGTTTGGTACGCGCATGCGCGAAAACGTGGTACGCAGCGGCGCCAACGCAGTCACTGTAGAGGACGACTGGGGTAAACAAACCGATCTGAATAAGCTGGAAGATGCACTCAAAGCTAATCCGACCGCCAAAGTAGTGGCCTTTGTACACGCCGAAACGTCTACCGGAGTGCGCAACGATGCTGAAAAGATAGCAGCGCTGGCCCGTCAGTATGGTTGCCTGACGATTATGGATGCGGTGACATCTCTGGGCGGCATTGATGTGGCGGTAGATGAATGGCAAATCGACGCGACCTATTCAGGTTCACAAAAATGTTTGAGTTGTGTGCCGGGGATCTCGCCCGTTTCCTTCAGTGATAAAGCGGTCGAGGTGATTAAAAGCCGTAAAACACCGGTACAAAGCTGGTTTTTAGATATGAACCTGATTGTTGGTTACTGGGGGCAGGGAGGCAAGCGTGCCTATCATCACACAGCACCGGTAAACAGTATTTATGCCTTGCACGAGTCACTGATCATGTTACACGAAGAGGGCCTTGAGAATGCCTGGCGTCGCCATGCCAGAGTGCACGACAAGCTGGTTGCGGGCCTTGAGGATATGGGCTTAGAAATGGCGGTCGATAAAGCATACCGGTTACCACAACTCAACGTTGTAAAGATCCCCGAGGGGGTTGATGATGGTCATACACGTCAACGTTTGCTCAATGATTTTAATTTAGAAATTGGCGCAGGACTGGGCGAGTTTGCTGGCAAACGCTGGCGCATCGGCTTGATGGGGGCGGCATGCACTGATAAGAATGTCGATTACTGTTTGGCCGCGTTAAAGTCGGTGCTTAATTAA